A genomic region of Planctomycetota bacterium contains the following coding sequences:
- a CDS encoding inorganic diphosphatase, protein MNPWHDVAVGEDPERLFHCVVEVPRGSKNKYELDKATGLLRLDRVLYSAVHYPANYGFLPRTYCEDGDPLDVLILCQEPVVPLTIMRGRPIGVITMTDEEGRDDKIIAVAVDDPEFSHYDDIRELPPHRLREIQQFLKDYKSLEGRRARVGPLRGSAEAARVIRKAIRTYRETIWPSLGEPEVKPSRRPVG, encoded by the coding sequence ATGAATCCCTGGCACGACGTGGCCGTCGGCGAGGACCCGGAACGTCTGTTTCACTGCGTCGTCGAGGTCCCCCGCGGCAGCAAGAACAAGTACGAACTCGACAAGGCCACGGGGCTTCTGCGCCTGGATCGCGTGCTCTACAGCGCCGTCCACTACCCCGCCAACTACGGCTTCCTTCCCCGAACGTACTGCGAAGACGGAGATCCGCTGGATGTCCTCATTTTGTGCCAGGAACCGGTGGTGCCTCTGACCATCATGCGCGGCCGACCCATCGGCGTGATCACCATGACCGACGAGGAAGGACGCGACGATAAGATCATCGCCGTGGCGGTGGACGATCCCGAGTTCAGCCATTACGACGACATTCGGGAGCTTCCCCCCCACCGGCTGCGGGAGATCCAGCAGTTTCTCAAGGACTACAAGTCGCTCGAGGGCCGCCGCGCCCGCGTGGGCCCCTTGCGCGGAAGCGCCGAGGCGGCGCGCGTCATCCGGAAGGCCATCCGCACCTACCGCGAGACGATCTGGCCGAGTCTCGGGGAGCCCGAAGTCAAGCCGTCCCGGCGCCCGGTCGGGTAG
- a CDS encoding metallophosphoesterase family protein, translated as MAVALISDIHSNQEALVRVLDDIRSQGINEIYCLGDLVGYGPDPVFVVERAMEWPVVLMGNHDEAVLKEAYGFNPVAKAAVAWTRDQLRPGLLSGRGKKERWKFLQNLKLTHEVNGALLVHGSPRDPTMEYVLRSDCSDLAGGVPEKIRDIFSRFARLCFAGHTHDPGVITEDSRFISPKECDHVFTFESGKKYFVNIGSVGQPRDGDTRACYAVWDGDTVRWRRVEYDYRATMQKIFGTPQLDPRAGERLAQGR; from the coding sequence ATGGCGGTCGCGCTCATCTCGGACATCCACTCCAACCAGGAAGCGCTCGTCCGGGTCCTCGACGATATCCGTTCCCAGGGCATCAACGAGATCTACTGCCTGGGCGATCTGGTCGGCTACGGTCCGGACCCGGTTTTCGTCGTCGAACGGGCCATGGAGTGGCCGGTGGTGCTCATGGGCAATCACGACGAGGCGGTTCTGAAGGAGGCCTACGGGTTCAACCCGGTGGCCAAGGCCGCGGTGGCCTGGACGCGGGACCAGCTTCGGCCGGGACTCCTGTCGGGCCGGGGCAAGAAGGAGCGCTGGAAATTCCTCCAGAATCTCAAGTTGACGCACGAAGTGAACGGGGCGCTTCTCGTGCACGGATCTCCGCGGGATCCCACGATGGAGTATGTTCTGCGGTCCGATTGTTCCGACCTGGCCGGCGGGGTCCCCGAGAAGATTCGCGACATTTTCTCGCGCTTCGCGCGCCTGTGCTTCGCCGGCCACACGCACGATCCCGGCGTCATCACGGAGGACAGCCGCTTCATCTCCCCCAAGGAGTGCGATCACGTGTTCACGTTCGAGAGCGGGAAGAAGTATTTCGTCAACATCGGATCCGTCGGGCAGCCCCGGGACGGAGACACGCGGGCCTGTTACGCCGTCTGGGACGGCGACACGGTGCGCTGGCGCCGCGTGGAGTACGATTACCGGGCGACCATGCAGAAAATCTTCGGCACCCCGCAGCTCGATCCCCGCGCGGGGGAGCGCCTGGCCCAGGGGCGTTGA
- the raiA gene encoding ribosome-associated translation inhibitor RaiA, whose amino-acid sequence MKVTVTARHADFTDTIKGYAYEKARRLERYFDPLRKLEVILDADSDGRYSAEMIASAVRGHVLVCHSTQASATAAIDAVVDKMERQLTRFKEKLRDKHAKEVSKEARARRSPPERVAGDAVGDLWW is encoded by the coding sequence ATGAAGGTCACCGTCACGGCACGCCACGCGGACTTCACCGACACCATCAAGGGATATGCCTACGAGAAGGCGCGGCGCCTGGAGCGCTACTTCGATCCGTTGCGGAAGCTCGAGGTGATCCTGGACGCGGACTCGGACGGGCGGTACTCCGCGGAGATGATCGCCTCCGCCGTCCGCGGCCACGTCCTGGTCTGCCACAGCACGCAGGCGAGCGCCACGGCGGCGATCGACGCGGTCGTGGACAAGATGGAGCGACAGCTCACCCGGTTCAAGGAAAAGCTCCGGGACAAGCACGCCAAGGAGGTTTCCAAGGAGGCGCGCGCCCGGCGAAGCCCGCCCGAGCGGGTGGCCGGCGACGCGGTGGGGGACTTGTGGTGGTAG
- a CDS encoding PTS sugar transporter subunit IIA, with protein MKLTDFISRKAIVPVLKSKDKRGVIQELVQAARKACEGEKFSAADIVEAIVQREKIGSTGVGGGVGVPHAKLDAVKNVIGAFGRAPQGVDFNAVDGEPVYLIFLILAPPSRSEAYLQALQKVMAAIKRPNFVKFLKGAKTAREIEEIFREVEEVAPV; from the coding sequence GTGAAGCTCACCGACTTTATTTCCCGGAAAGCGATCGTTCCCGTCTTGAAATCCAAGGACAAGCGCGGCGTCATCCAGGAACTCGTCCAGGCGGCCCGGAAGGCCTGCGAGGGGGAAAAGTTCTCCGCCGCCGACATCGTCGAGGCGATCGTGCAGCGCGAGAAGATCGGCTCGACGGGCGTGGGCGGAGGCGTGGGCGTGCCTCACGCCAAGCTCGACGCCGTCAAGAACGTCATCGGCGCCTTCGGGCGCGCGCCTCAGGGAGTGGACTTTAACGCGGTCGACGGGGAGCCCGTCTACCTCATCTTCCTCATCCTGGCTCCCCCGTCGCGCAGCGAGGCGTACCTTCAGGCGCTGCAGAAGGTGATGGCGGCGATCAAGCGCCCGAACTTCGTGAAGTTCCTCAAGGGCGCCAAGACCGCGCGCGAGATCGAGGAGATCTTCCGGGAGGTCGAAGAGGTCGCGCCCGTCTAA
- a CDS encoding HPr family phosphocarrier protein, with amino-acid sequence MIAERRVTILNTLGLHVRPSAEFAGAAARFKSKVTVLKDGHAVDAKSSIDLLTLAAVAGTQLTLRAEGEDAQEAVDTLAALIESRFGEE; translated from the coding sequence ATGATCGCCGAACGCCGCGTCACCATTCTCAACACGCTCGGCCTCCACGTGCGTCCGTCGGCCGAGTTCGCCGGGGCCGCCGCCCGGTTCAAAAGCAAGGTCACCGTCCTCAAGGACGGCCACGCCGTCGACGCCAAGTCGTCCATCGACCTTCTGACCTTGGCGGCGGTGGCGGGAACGCAGCTGACGCTCCGCGCGGAAGGGGAGGATGCGCAGGAGGCGGTGGATACCCTGGCGGCGCTCATCGAGAGCCGCTTCGGGGAAGAGTAG